Proteins from one Bos taurus isolate L1 Dominette 01449 registration number 42190680 breed Hereford chromosome 7, ARS-UCD2.0, whole genome shotgun sequence genomic window:
- the TIMM44 gene encoding mitochondrial import inner membrane translocase subunit TIM44, with translation MAAAALRAGWCRCPRRCVGSGVHLLSSHNLVPLPHGSYQLPRPSGELTLSKSYSSGSRKGFLSGLLDNIKQELAKNKEMKESIKKFRDEAKKLEESDALQEARRKYRTIESETLRTSEVIKKKLGEITGTVKESLDEVSKSDLGRKIKEGVEEAAKTAKQSAESVSKGGERLGRTAAFKALSQGVESVKKEIDESVLGQTGPYRRPERLRKRKEFAGEKFKEEKVFEANEEALGVVLHKDSKWYQQWKDFRDNNVVFNRFFEMKMKYDESDNAFIRASRVLTDKVTDLLGGLFSKTEMSEVLTEILRVDPAFDKDRFLQQCENDIIPNVLEAMISGELDILKDWCYEATYSQLAHPIQQAKALGLQFHSRILDIDHIDLAMGKMMEQGPVLIITFQAQMVMVIKNPKGEVVEGDPDKVLRMLYVWALCRDQDELNPYAAWRLLDISASSTEQVL, from the exons ATGGCGGCGGCGGCGCTGCGGGCAGGCTGGTGCCGCTGCCCGCGG AGATGTGTTGGCAGCGGAGTCCATCTACTGTCCAGCCACAATCTAGTGCCACTGCCCCATGGTTCCTACCAGCTGCCCAGGCCTAGTGGAGAGCTGACCCTG TCCAAATCCTATTCCTCTGGAAGCAGAAAAGGCTTTCTCTCTGGCTTGCTCGATAACATCAAACAGGAATtagccaaaaacaaagaaatgaaagaaagtataaaaaagtTCCGAGATGAGGCCAAGAAGCTGGAAGAGTCAGATGCACTCCAGGAAGCCAGGAGGAAATAC AGAACCATTGAATCGGAAACCCTGCGGACAAGCGAGGTGATCAAGAAGAAGCTGGGGGAGATCACAGGCACCGTCAAGGAG AGTCTTGACGAAGTCAGTAAAAGTGACCTTGGCCGGAAAATCAAGGAAGGTGTGGAAGAAGCAGCCAAGACCGCCAAGCAGTCTGCCGAGTCAGTGTCCAAAGGCGGGGAGAGGCTTGGCCGGACTGCTGCCTTCAAAGCCCTCTCCCAG GGCGTGGAGTCTGTCAAGAAGGAGATCGACGAGAGTGTCCTGGGACAGACCGGGCCCTATCGGCGACCGGAGCGGCTCCGGAAAAGGAAGGAGTTTGCTGGAGAGAAATTCAAGGAAGAGAAAGTGTTTGAGGCCAATGA AGAGGCACTGGGGGTCGTGCTGCACAAGGATTCCAAGTGGTACCAGCAGTGGAAGGACTTCAGGGACAACAATGTGGTATTCAATC GGTTCTTTGAGATGAAGATGAAGTATGACGAGAGCGACAATGCCTTCATCCGGGCATCCCGTGTGCTAACAGACAAGGTCACGGATTTGCTGG GGGGCCTGTTCTCGAAGACAGAGATGTCAGAGGTGCTCACAGAGATCCTGCGTGTGGACCCCGCCTTTGACAAGGACCGCTTCCTGCAGCAGTGCGAGAACGACATCATCCCCAACGTCCTGGAG GCCATGATTTCTGGGGAACTCGACATTCTCAAAGACTGGTGCTATGAAGCT ACCTACAGCCAACTGGCCCACCCAATCCAGCAGGCCAAGGCTCTGGGCCTCCAGTTCCACTCCCGCATCCTGGACATTGACCACATCGAT CTGGCCATGGGCAAGATGATGGAGCAGGGGCCAGTGCTGATCATCACCTTCCAGGCCCAGATGGTGATGGTGATCAAGAACCCCAAAGGCGAAGTGGTCGAGGGTGACCCG GACAAGGTACTGCGAATGCTGTATGTGTGGGCTCTCTGCCGAGACCAGGACGAGCTGAACCCCTATGCAGCCTGGCGGCTCCTGGACATCTCAGCCTCCAGCACAGAGCAGGTCCTCTGA